The Paenarthrobacter aurescens region GATCTGCTTGTCCTGGTACAGCTTCTCCATCTCCTTCCACGCCTGGGTGTACAGGCCTTGCGAAGGGACAGGCCAGTGGATCAGGTACAGGTCAACCACCTCAAGGCCCAGGGCGTCACGGCTGCGCTGGAAGGCGTCATACGCTTGGCCCTGCTCGCCGTTGCGGAGCTTGGTGGTGATGAAAAGTTCTTCCCTGGGAATGCCCGACGCCGCCACGGCAGCACCCACTCCGGCCTCGTTGCGGTAGGCAGCGGCGGTGTCTATGTGGCGGTAGCCCGCTTCCAAGGCGTCCTCCACTACCTTCTGGGTTTCCTCAGCCGGTACTTGGAAGACACCGAATCCAAGCTGGGGAATGGTGACGCCGTTGTTCAATGTCAGCTCTGGCATAACGGTCTCCTTCGACGGGATGGTGGTGACGCTCCGCCTCTCTGTTTTCCAGAAAGCGTTTTCGGAGGCTCTGTATTGAGCCTATTCATTTTTGGTGCGAGAGTCAGCAATCCAACGTGATCCTGTTTTTCCTAGGTCTGGTAGTCCTACCCACAAAGGTGGCCTTTCACACGCAGTGACCCGCAAAATGGACAGATGGGTCAAAGCGCCGAGTTCGGCAAGTTCCTCAAAGTCATGCGTGCCCGCCTCTCGCCCGAGGACGCCGGAGCGCAGGAGTCCAGCGGGGCGCGCAGGGTGCCCGGGCTCCGGCGTGAAGAAGTTGCCCGGCTCTCCGGGGTGAGCACCGATTACTACACGCGGCTCGAGCAGGGCCGCAACATCCACCCCTCCAAAGCCGTACTAGACTCCGTGGCCCGCGCACTGCGCCTGGACGCAGGGGAGCAAGCACACATGATGGACCTGCTGGAGCACTGCGCAAGCTCCGCAGCCAGCCCCGGCCCGGTGCAAAAGGTGAGGCCGGCCCTCCGGCAGTTGCTGGACGCCGTGGGTGATGTCCCGGCCATGGTGCTGGGGCGGCGTGCGGACGTACTGGCCGGAAACCGGATGGCACACCTGCTCTTCACCGATTTCGCATCGCTGCCGGCCCCGGAACGGAACCTGACGCGCTGGATCATCCTGGACCCCTTGGCCGGGGCACTTTTCAAAGATTGGAAGACCGTGGCCGCTGAAGCCGTGGGTGCCCTGCGCATGGATGTGGGCCGGCACCCCAACGATCCCCAAACCAACCAACTGGTGGGAGAGCTCGCCGTGCACAGCGAGCATTTCCGGCAGTGGTGGGCGGGACACAAAGTGGCCTCCCGGTCCGCGGGCACCGTCCGGCTGCACCACCCGGTGGTGGGCGATCTTGAACTGAACTTTGAAACGCTCAGTCTCCCGGACGACCCCGACCAGATGCTGAGGATCTATTCCGCGAAAGCCGGCTCGCCGTCGTCGGACGCTTTGACGCTGCTGAACTTCGGAGATGTAGCCGCCGGGCCCGTCAACGCACCCGAACCTGCCCGCCGGGACGGCAGTCAATGACAATCCGGAGCTGCCGAATTGCCATCAACCGCCATCGCGCGGGTTGGTGATTAGCGCTCCAGGCGGAAACCGAGCTTGATGGTGACCTGCCAGTCGGCCACGGCGCCGTCCTCGAGGTGTCCGCGGATTTCCTTGACCTCAAACCAGTCCAGGTTCCGCAGGGTTTGGGAGGCTGTTGCGATGCCGTTCTTGATCGCGTCGTCAACGCCCTCTGTGGAAGTTCCTACAATTTCGGAAACGCTATATGTGTGGCCAGCCATGGTGCTCCTCATCAACGTCTTACGAATCTCTGGAATTGAAAATCCGGCCCGCCAGGCAGGCCGTTCATGCAGACTAGCCCACGGATCTCCATGCGGCCAGAGCCTGCAGGGGCCTAGCTTTCGCGCCAGTCGTTGCTGGTGATGTGCGAGCCTGCCTGCGGTCCCATTTGCAGCATTCCGCCGTCCACCGGCCACGAAGCGCCGTTCACGTAACTGGAATCCGGTGACGCCAGGAAGGCGATAACGGCGGCGACTTCCCGGGCATCGCCGGGGCGGCCCACCGGAACTCCGGGGCGTTCCTTCTGCCTGGGGTCCTCATCTTCCTGGCCCGTCATGGGAGTGGCAATTTCGCCCGGCGCCACGCTGTTCGCCGTGATTCCGTGCTCAGCGAGTTCCAAGGCCATGGTCTTGATAAGCCCGCCCAGGCCGTGCTTGGAAGCGTCATAAGCCGAGGCGCCAACGCGCGGCTGGAACTCGTGGACGCTGGTGACGGCGATGATCCGCCCGCCGCGGCCGGCTTTCACCATGCGCCTGGCGGCCGTTTGCATGGCAACGAAAGCGCCGTTGAGGTTGGTGTCCAGGGTGGACATCCAGGTGTCGTAGTCCAATTCCAGGAACTTGGTGCCATCTCCCGTTCCGGAATTGTTGACGAAGACGTCCACACCGCCAAGTTCCTCAGCCAGCTGCTCTATGGCCGTGGCTGTTCCCCGGACATCGGTGGTGTCCAGCTGGCGGACCACTGCTTTCCGTCCCAGGCCGCGGACCTCCTTGGCCGTTTCCTCAGCGCCCTGCTGGTCCGAGTGCCAGGTGATCCCCACGTCCATACCCGCCTTGGCCAAAGCCACGGCAGTTGCTTTTCCGATCCCTGAATCCGATCCCGTGACGATGGCGGTCTGCGGGGAAAATGGTGCGTCGCTCATTGTCCTGCCTTTCGGTGATGTGATCGTTCCCAATGACTTATCCCTACCCAGTGATTCCGGCCGTAAACACTCCCGGCGCAAGCGGTCATCCCGGCGGATGGGGATCGAGTGTAGATTTCTTTGCAGCAGCACCCAGCGAATCCCCACAACCAGGAGTACTCATGTCAGAAGTTATTGTGGTCGGCGTTGACAGCAGCGAGACCGCCAAGCGGGCAGCAGTGGCAGCAGCGAAGCTAGCCACTGCGCTCGGCGCAGAACTGCACGTGATCAGCGGCTTCTCCGATGACCGCATTGAAGAATTCGGCAGCGGCAGCGATCGCATCACCGTCTCCTCGGCGGACTCCGCCGAGTATGTGGCCCGCAAGGTCTCTGAAGAACTGGACGTTCCCGCCGGCAACATCAAGTACTTCGCAGCCCGCGGCACCCCGGCCAACGCCCTCATCAACTACGCCGAGACCAACAACGCCTCACTGATTGTTGTGGGTAACAAGCGCATGAAGGGCCTTGGCCGTGTCCTGGGCAGCATCGCCAACAGCGTGGCGCACGGCGCTCCGTGCGACGTGTACATCGTGAACACCGACGTCGAGGCGTAGCCAACCCACGCAGGTAGCAGCACAGGCCGTTCCGAGGGCTTGGAGCGGCCTGTGCTGCGACTCAGTTGGGTTACCCCGACGTACCGTTCAGCACCGCCACGTTGGTACGGCTCACTCCGATGCCTGTGACCAGCAGGACGTGCCCGGACTGAGGGGTATCGGAGGTGACAGTGAGGTCCCGCAAGGCAGAACCGTCCGCAGCCACCAGCAGGGTGACGCCTTCGCTGTTGGTCAGGATGACATCCTCCGCATTTCCCGTTGCCCCGGCCAGTGTGATGTTCCGGCGGTCGCCCCATATCACCGCGGGCTCGTGGTAAATCCCCGGTTGCAGCAGCACTGTGACAGCTCGTGGGTTATTCGCAGGGATTGCGCCAACGGCCGCCCGGATGCTGGCAAAATCGCCCGTTCCGTCCAATGCCACGGTGATGACGTCCCGGAGCGCCGGCTCGGTCCCGGCCAAGGGCCCGCCGAAGGCACGTACCAGCGCCGGAACGGCCTTGGTGGGGGTCAGGTCATAGGAGTAGGGAACGTGGAAGGCTGAGCCCCGTTCCTGGCCGGTGTTCCCGGTGCAGTCCTCGAAAACATTGTCCCGGGCTACCAGCGCACCGCCGGGCCCTTGGTGGTGAAGCGGGTTCCGGACGTCCCGGAAGTAATTGCCCTCCACCAGCAGCAAGGCAGCGTTCCGCCCGAGCATGCCATAGCTGGAAATGTTCTCCAGGTAGTTGTTGTAAACATGCGAGGCGGCCGTATTGTCCAGGCTGGCGTTGCGCTGGTGCGTGTTCCGGATCCAGTTGTGATGCAGCGTCACCCGGGTAATAACGTTCTGGGTCCAACCCTCTCCGAGGGCCTTGTTGTGGTCTGAAAAGACGTTCCAGGACAGCGTGACGTTGTCGCAGTCCTTCCGGATATCCACCAGGCCGTCGCCCAGCCGGGTGAAGTGCATATGGTCAACCCAGACGTGGGTGCTGGTGTCCATTTGGATCCCGTCCCTGTCATTGTCAGGGCGTTTTCCCACAAAGTCGCCGGGAATGTAGGAATCCCGGAGTGTGAAGTTGCGGAACACGATGTTGGCCACGTTGACCAGCTTGAAGCCGGCATTGACCACTGCAACCCCAGCGCCGGCGCCGAGGAAGGACTTGTTGGAGGTCACCGTCAGTTTCTCGTACTGAATGAACTCCAAGGTGCCGTGCAGGATCACCACCAGCGCTTCAGGGCTTTTCGCGAAGGCGCGGAGCTCCTCCGGCGTGCGGGCATGGACCAGCCGGCCGCCCGCTCCACCGGTGGTACCGTCACGGCCGTGGGATGCGACGCCGGCGAAACCCTCGGGTGCCGGCGTCCAGGAACCGCCGCTTCCGCGGTTCACCGGCAGCCCGGCTTCGTCCCAGCCGTGGGGATCGACGCCGGACGGGGCACCGTCAGTTGCCGGTGCCGCCATTGCCGGGCTGAAGAGGCCGGCGGAGGCCAGAGTGCCAGCCGCCAGTCCAGCGGTGAGGAGGGACCGGCGTCGGATGTTCAGCTTCTGTGCGTCCCGCATCTCAAGCACCTGCCGCCGGAGTCCAGTCGCCGAGGAACGTGTCCTTGGTGAATTTCAGGGCCTCTTGCGCCGTGAGCTGCGGGTGGAACTCGTTGATGTACGCGCCGGGTCCTGTGTTGTTGTACTCCGCGAAGCGGCCCTCCGTCCAAGCATGTCCGCTCATGTCCGACCAACCCTGAACGGCGATGTGGTTGCCCAGGTTCGAGTCGCGGATAACTGCCATGGGGTGCGCATTGGGGTCGCTGCTGGCAAACCACGGGCGCCCCAGGCTGACGGTTCCAGGCGCTGCGTCAGAAGTCAGCGTGCTGTTCACGATCAGGAAACCGTAGGGGTTGGAGTTCTTGGTGCTGGGCGCCACGATGTAGCCGTTGTTGGTATCGCTGCCGCGGTCCAGGGAGTGGATGGTGCAGCCGTCAAACACTGCGGTGCCCCGGCCGTAGAGGAAGTCCACGTCACCCTCGATGTAGCAGTTTTTCAGATAGGTGCGGGCAGTCGCATCCCGGCCCGTGGTGTCTGCGAGGTAGGTGTCCTGATTGCCGAGGAACCTGGTGTTCTCGAAGGTGATTTTGTCTGCCACCGTCCGCACCGCGAGGGCCTGGCTACCTCCGTGAACGGCCTCGTCATAAGCGTTTTCCACTGTGAGGTTCCGGACCGTGGTGTTTTCCGCCAGGACGTTGAGAGTGGCACTTCCGGCCGCACCCCAGGTCCCGCCGAAGAACTTTGCGCCGTTTGCAGGGGTGTCATAGGAAATGACGACGTCGGCGGGATCATCTGTTGCTCCGCGCAGCGTCACGTTGGGTCGGTCAGCCCAGATGTTTACCGCTTCCCTGTAGAAGCCGGGCTTGATGGTGATGGTTCGGGGCTGGGTGTTGCCCACCGGAATCGATCCGATGGCCGCCTGCACACTCGCGAAGTCGCCGGTGCCGTCCAGCGCCACCGTCACCTCCGCCGTCGTATTCGGTGCCTTGTTTTCACGGGGTCCGGCGCTGGAGGAAACCAAGCCGGGTACCGTGGCGGCGTTGTCCTTGGAATAGGCGTAGAACTGCGTGGGCTCGAAAGCGCTGCCCACGTTGTCCTTGCGTCCACGCGTGGAATCGAAGATGTTGCCACGATTCACGATTTCCGTTGCAGGGTCCTTGGCCACCACAGGATCTGCCACGGCGGTGAAGTAGTTGTCCTCAAGGACCACCTTCGCGGCGTTGCGGCCCATCATGCCGTACTGGCCGATGTCCTG contains the following coding sequences:
- a CDS encoding helix-turn-helix transcriptional regulator; the protein is MGQSAEFGKFLKVMRARLSPEDAGAQESSGARRVPGLRREEVARLSGVSTDYYTRLEQGRNIHPSKAVLDSVARALRLDAGEQAHMMDLLEHCASSAASPGPVQKVRPALRQLLDAVGDVPAMVLGRRADVLAGNRMAHLLFTDFASLPAPERNLTRWIILDPLAGALFKDWKTVAAEAVGALRMDVGRHPNDPQTNQLVGELAVHSEHFRQWWAGHKVASRSAGTVRLHHPVVGDLELNFETLSLPDDPDQMLRIYSAKAGSPSSDALTLLNFGDVAAGPVNAPEPARRDGSQ
- a CDS encoding dodecin → MAGHTYSVSEIVGTSTEGVDDAIKNGIATASQTLRNLDWFEVKEIRGHLEDGAVADWQVTIKLGFRLER
- a CDS encoding SDR family oxidoreductase — its product is MSDAPFSPQTAIVTGSDSGIGKATAVALAKAGMDVGITWHSDQQGAEETAKEVRGLGRKAVVRQLDTTDVRGTATAIEQLAEELGGVDVFVNNSGTGDGTKFLELDYDTWMSTLDTNLNGAFVAMQTAARRMVKAGRGGRIIAVTSVHEFQPRVGASAYDASKHGLGGLIKTMALELAEHGITANSVAPGEIATPMTGQEDEDPRQKERPGVPVGRPGDAREVAAVIAFLASPDSSYVNGASWPVDGGMLQMGPQAGSHITSNDWRES
- a CDS encoding universal stress protein translates to MSEVIVVGVDSSETAKRAAVAAAKLATALGAELHVISGFSDDRIEEFGSGSDRITVSSADSAEYVARKVSEELDVPAGNIKYFAARGTPANALINYAETNNASLIVVGNKRMKGLGRVLGSIANSVAHGAPCDVYIVNTDVEA
- a CDS encoding pectinesterase family protein; protein product: MRDAQKLNIRRRSLLTAGLAAGTLASAGLFSPAMAAPATDGAPSGVDPHGWDEAGLPVNRGSGGSWTPAPEGFAGVASHGRDGTTGGAGGRLVHARTPEELRAFAKSPEALVVILHGTLEFIQYEKLTVTSNKSFLGAGAGVAVVNAGFKLVNVANIVFRNFTLRDSYIPGDFVGKRPDNDRDGIQMDTSTHVWVDHMHFTRLGDGLVDIRKDCDNVTLSWNVFSDHNKALGEGWTQNVITRVTLHHNWIRNTHQRNASLDNTAASHVYNNYLENISSYGMLGRNAALLLVEGNYFRDVRNPLHHQGPGGALVARDNVFEDCTGNTGQERGSAFHVPYSYDLTPTKAVPALVRAFGGPLAGTEPALRDVITVALDGTGDFASIRAAVGAIPANNPRAVTVLLQPGIYHEPAVIWGDRRNITLAGATGNAEDVILTNSEGVTLLVAADGSALRDLTVTSDTPQSGHVLLVTGIGVSRTNVAVLNGTSG
- a CDS encoding pectinesterase family protein, producing MRLRPLLGAFTAVVILGSLTAAPARAETQASGTNAPAEAAALWKQRPDGFASLPGNGLEGTTGGQAGRHVSVSSLEELKTYAAAEEPLVIFLKGSITAQDYVKIPVTSNKSFIGTGAGVELVNAGFKLINVSNVIFRNFTVRDSYIPGDWDGKRPDNDRDGIQLDTSHHVWVDHMKFERMGDGMIDTRKDSDYLTYSWNVFADNNKALGVGWTSNAVTKMTIHHNWIRNTVQRNFSLDNTAAAHVYNNYLQDIGQYGMMGRNAAKVVLEDNYFTAVADPVVAKDPATEIVNRGNIFDSTRGRKDNVGSAFEPTQFYAYSKDNAATVPGLVSSSAGPRENKAPNTTAEVTVALDGTGDFASVQAAIGSIPVGNTQPRTITIKPGFYREAVNIWADRPNVTLRGATDDPADVVISYDTPANGAKFFGGTWGAAGSATLNVLAENTTVRNLTVENAYDEAVHGGSQALAVRTVADKITFENTRFLGNQDTYLADTTGRDATARTYLKNCYIEGDVDFLYGRGTAVFDGCTIHSLDRGSDTNNGYIVAPSTKNSNPYGFLIVNSTLTSDAAPGTVSLGRPWFASSDPNAHPMAVIRDSNLGNHIAVQGWSDMSGHAWTEGRFAEYNNTGPGAYINEFHPQLTAQEALKFTKDTFLGDWTPAAGA